From Pogoniulus pusillus isolate bPogPus1 chromosome 17, bPogPus1.pri, whole genome shotgun sequence, the proteins below share one genomic window:
- the RAB27A gene encoding ras-related protein Rab-27A: MSDGDYDYLIKFLALGDSGVGKTSLLYQYTDGKFNSKFITTVGIDFREKRVVYRPNGPDGISGRGQRIHLQLWDTAGQERFRSLTTAFFRDAMGFLLLFDLTNEQSFLNVRNWISQLQMHAYCENPDIVLCGNKSDLEDQRMVKEEEAKQLAEKYGIPYFETSAANGNNVSKAIETLLDLIMKRMERCVDKSWIPEGVVRSNGHSSTEQLNDEQEKGRCGC; the protein is encoded by the exons ATGTCTGATGGGGACTATGATTACCTCATAAAATTTCTAGCACTTGGTGATTCTGGAGTAGGAAAGACCAGCCTTCTCTACCAGTATACGGATGGCAAATTCAATTCCAAATTTATCACAACGGTGGGCATTGACTTTCGGGAAAAAAGAGTG GTGTATAGACCTAACGGGCCAGATGGCATTAGCGGCAGAGGACAGAGGATACATCTTCAGCTCTGGGACACTGCAGGGCAAGAAAG GTTTCGTAGCTTGACAACTGCTTTCTTCAGAGATGCCATGGGCTTTCTTCTACTCTTTGATCTGACAAATGAGCAAAGCTTTTTAAATGTCAGGAACTGGATAA GTCAGCTACAAATGCATGCGTATTGTGAAAACCCTGACATTGTATTATGTGGAAACAAGAGTGATCTGGAAGACCAAAGAATGGTGAAAGAAGAAGAGGCTAAGCAACTTGCAGAAAAATACGG AATACCATACTTCGAAACCAGCGCAGCTAATGGGAATAATGTAAGCAAAGCCATTGAAACTCTGCTTGACCTCATTATGAAGCGCATGGAACGGTGTGTGGATAAATCCTGGATCCCAGAAGGGGTGGTGCGCTCCAATGGGCACAGCTCTACAGAACAACTGAACGATGAGCAAGAAAAAGGCAGATGTGGCTGTTAA